From Clostridia bacterium:
CGCGCTGGGATGACAAGGGGGAGATCCTGCGCCTCGCGGGGAGGCGCAAGCGAGTCTTAGTGCCCATGCCCTAAAAAAGGGCGTGACCGCTTCGGTCACGCCCTTTTTCATATTGTGCTGTATCAGTCTGCGTAGTTGTCGAAATAGCCCTGTACGAGGATTATCGGCGTACCCTTGTCGCCGCTGCCGCTCGTAAGGTCGCAGAGGCTTCCGAGCAGGTCGGTAAGCTGGCGCGGAGTCGTGCCCTGCGACGCCATATTATTTATAAGGTTGTCGCTCTTTTTGCGGATGACCTCGCGCATAGCGTCGGCCGCATCCTCGCCCGAAAGGTGATGAAGCTCGTTGTCGGCGATATACTTCATCTTTATCTCGTTCGGCGTACCGATAAGTCCCGGAGTGCAGCCGGGCGAAACTACGGGGTCTGCAAGCTCCCAGATACCGCCTACGGGATCCTTGAACGCGCCGTCGCCGTATACCATAACTTCGATATTCTTGCCGGTCTTTTCTTTCATCTCGGCCGCTATCTTCGTAACGAGCGCCTGGCAGTCGCGCGGGAACAGCTTTATCGAAGTGTCGGTCGCAAGATTGGAGCCCAAAAGTCCGTAATCGGGATGATAACCGCTGCCGTCAACGGGGGCGTTCATAAGCTCGTGAAGGCCTAAAACCTTCTCGGCGCCCGCCTTGAGTAAACGCTTCTGCGTGCGGAATCGCGTGTGGATATCCGCATTTATTACGTTCTTCGTATATTTGAGTATCTCTACCGCGTCGTTTGCAAGGATTATCTCGGCCTTGCCGCCGCATATCTCTTTATAAAACTCTATATAGTCAACGCCGGTGAAGGGATGCTTTACGTCGCCCAGTTTTTTCTTGAATTCCTCCGCCGTAAATACGTCGGTGTACGGGTTTATGCCGTGTTCATCGAGGATGTCCCACGATACGAGCGGATTTCCCACTTCGTCGGACGGATAGGAAAGCTGTATGTAAAGCTTCTTTACGCCCATGGAAATGCCCTTTAATATCATGGAGAAGCGGTTGCGGCTGAGTATCGGATGGATAAGACCAACGGTCGCATCCTCGCCGAACTTCGCCTTTATATCGCTTGCTATGTTGTCAAGCGTTGCGTAATTTCCCTGCGAACGCGCAACGATGGATTCCGTTATGCCTATAACGTCGCGGTCTTTAAGCTCAAATCCCTCATGCTTTGATGCGTTAAGCACCGAATCCACAACTATTTTGCAAAGATCGTCGCCCTTTTTGATTATCGGGGCTCTTATGCCTCTCGAAGTAACGCCAACAGTCCTCATTTTTCACTCATCCTTGTCTAATAAAATT
This genomic window contains:
- a CDS encoding coenzyme F420-0:L-glutamate ligase; this translates as MRTVGVTSRGIRAPIIKKGDDLCKIVVDSVLNASKHEGFELKDRDVIGITESIVARSQGNYATLDNIASDIKAKFGEDATVGLIHPILSRNRFSMILKGISMGVKKLYIQLSYPSDEVGNPLVSWDILDEHGINPYTDVFTAEEFKKKLGDVKHPFTGVDYIEFYKEICGGKAEIILANDAVEILKYTKNVINADIHTRFRTQKRLLKAGAEKVLGLHELMNAPVDGSGYHPDYGLLGSNLATDTSIKLFPRDCQALVTKIAAEMKEKTGKNIEVMVYGDGAFKDPVGGIWELADPVVSPGCTPGLIGTPNEIKMKYIADNELHHLSGEDAADAMREVIRKKSDNLINNMASQGTTPRQLTDLLGSLCDLTSGSGDKGTPIILVQGYFDNYAD